Proteins from a genomic interval of Lolium perenne isolate Kyuss_39 chromosome 1, Kyuss_2.0, whole genome shotgun sequence:
- the LOC127333070 gene encoding B3 domain-containing protein At1g49475-like encodes MLGSPVEVPDEGPAKKRRGRPAKVDHFHEEPGTDHFLKIIFKPTFDRVMIPKAFVKWFGEIPSNIIVTTNTGCSWRMTTRREGDDAFIDQGWTTFAVAHQFKVGQFVTFRKVSSLEYSVVIFDHTCAEVVRRCPYHGDDTMCVVSEHNV; translated from the coding sequence ATGCTTGGGTCACCTGTTGAGGTTCCCGACGAGGGACCGGCGAAGAAGCGCCGTGGCAGGCCGGCTAAGGTCGACCACTTCCACGAGGAGCCAGGGACGGACCACTTCCTCAAAATCATCTTCAAGCCCACCTTCGACCGGGTCATGATCCCTAAAGCTTTCGTCAAGTGGTTTGGAGAAATTCCTTCCAacatcatcgtcaccaccaacaccggATGCAGCTGGAGGATGACTACGAGGAGAGAAGGCGATGATGCATTCATCGACCAGGGATGGACGACCTTCGCCGTCGCCCATCAGTTCAAGGTAGGCCAGTTCGTCACCTTCAGAAAGGTGTCATCTTTGGAGTACAGTGTGGTCATCTTTGACCACACCTGCGCTGAGGTGGTGAGGAGGTGCCCGTACCATGGCGATGACACCATGTGCGTCGTCTCCGAGCACAATGTCTGA